Proteins encoded in a region of the Paenibacillus sp. E222 genome:
- a CDS encoding sugar ABC transporter permease translates to METLTEKSASAKKGSDPNPSTQKRRNRVWDSMKQQKYLYLMSLPFVAWVFVFNYLPLWGWTMAFQNYKPARSFGDQQWVGFKHFAELFSDDRFYLVLRNTLAMSLMGLVVGFIVPIFFAILLNEMRGMFFKRAVQTVSYLPHFVSWVVVAGIITKMLSTDGGIINDLLVNLNIIDQPIQFMAKGNLFWYIVTASDMWKETGWNAIIYLAAITGIDQELYEASRVDGANRWRQMWHITLPGIRTTISVLFIMSIGHLISIGFEKQFLLQNSLVLDYSEVLDLYALNYGLNMGRFSYGTAIGIFNSVVSIILLFTANGLFKKFTKESIM, encoded by the coding sequence ATGGAAACGCTAACAGAAAAATCCGCTTCCGCGAAAAAAGGCAGTGACCCCAATCCGTCAACACAAAAACGGCGGAACAGAGTTTGGGACAGTATGAAACAGCAAAAGTATCTCTATCTCATGTCATTGCCATTCGTAGCTTGGGTTTTTGTATTTAACTATCTGCCACTATGGGGATGGACGATGGCTTTTCAAAACTATAAACCGGCCAGATCGTTCGGCGATCAACAGTGGGTTGGTTTTAAACACTTTGCAGAGCTGTTCAGCGATGATCGCTTCTATCTGGTACTTCGAAATACGCTCGCAATGAGCTTGATGGGACTGGTTGTCGGTTTTATCGTGCCGATTTTCTTTGCGATTCTCTTGAATGAGATGAGAGGCATGTTCTTTAAGCGCGCCGTGCAAACGGTATCATATCTGCCTCACTTTGTATCCTGGGTCGTTGTGGCAGGGATTATTACCAAGATGCTCTCCACCGATGGCGGGATTATCAATGATCTTTTGGTAAACCTAAACATTATCGATCAGCCGATCCAGTTCATGGCGAAGGGGAACTTGTTCTGGTACATTGTAACCGCTTCAGATATGTGGAAGGAAACCGGTTGGAATGCGATCATCTATTTGGCGGCCATTACTGGTATTGACCAGGAGCTTTACGAAGCATCCCGTGTAGACGGAGCAAACCGCTGGAGACAGATGTGGCACATTACACTGCCAGGCATACGGACCACGATTTCCGTACTTTTCATCATGTCGATCGGGCATCTGATCAGTATCGGTTTTGAGAAGCAATTTTTGCTGCAAAACAGTCTGGTGCTAGATTACTCTGAAGTCCTTGATCTATACGCGCTCAATTATGGTTTAAATATGGGACGATTCTCGTATGGTACAGCCATAGGCATATTCAACTCCGTTGTCAGTATTATCCTTCTGTTTACAGCGAACGGATTGTTCAAAAAATTCACCAAAGAAAGCATCATGTAG
- a CDS encoding ABC transporter substrate-binding protein, with product MARNKMKIALAPVLAMSLLAGCGGGNSGDTSFKDTSGDTSPITFDFFSVDPSPNWNGMKDEVGKVLTEKTGVTLNGEFAVSGGQDKVSLMAASGEYPDIVSPKGELSKLVDAGAMVDLTDLIEQYAPNLKKLYGNYMDRLKYSNEDQGIYVLPTYYAVDQKYFDAGGGFGIQQRVLKELGYPEVRTLQDYENVLKAYKEKHPTIDGQPTIPLSLDADDWRIMITVTNPAFFATGAPDDGEYYIDPETYEASLHYKRPEEKEYFRWLNHMYAEGLLDQDSFVQKTDQYKSKIASGRVLGVIDQDWGYSDAENALKAAGKDEATYSHFPVTLSKDIKDHSFQDPGFVSGWGVGITTSNPDPVRTIKFFDYLASDEGQVLMNWGIEGKQYEVKDGKRVIPADVLDQKTNNAAVFQKETGIGLYTNMSGHYGDGVKDSTDNYYTTNFPEQIVAAYSDAEKETLKAYGATTWKDLFPSEDEFPVKPWGAAYNMPTPGDSNYNVIFQKTQDIIRKRIPEAILSSPEKFDSIYDGMIAELNKAGAEDMEKQYTELVQSRVQLWSGEESK from the coding sequence ATGGCAAGAAACAAAATGAAGATTGCACTGGCTCCAGTGCTTGCGATGTCTTTGCTCGCAGGTTGCGGTGGAGGAAACAGCGGCGATACGTCGTTTAAGGACACAAGCGGTGATACATCTCCGATTACTTTCGACTTTTTTAGTGTAGATCCAAGTCCGAACTGGAACGGTATGAAGGATGAAGTGGGTAAAGTCCTTACAGAGAAAACAGGAGTAACCCTAAACGGTGAATTTGCCGTCAGTGGTGGTCAGGATAAAGTATCTTTGATGGCAGCAAGCGGAGAGTATCCGGATATCGTGTCACCCAAAGGAGAGCTGAGCAAGCTCGTGGATGCTGGGGCAATGGTCGATCTGACTGATCTGATCGAGCAATATGCTCCCAATCTGAAGAAGCTGTATGGTAATTACATGGACCGGCTGAAATATAGCAACGAAGATCAAGGGATTTATGTACTGCCTACGTATTATGCGGTAGACCAGAAGTATTTTGATGCAGGCGGCGGATTTGGGATTCAGCAGCGTGTATTGAAAGAGCTTGGATACCCTGAAGTGCGTACGCTCCAGGATTACGAAAATGTATTGAAGGCATATAAGGAGAAACATCCAACGATTGACGGACAGCCAACAATTCCGTTATCCCTGGACGCAGATGACTGGAGAATCATGATTACCGTAACGAATCCGGCCTTCTTCGCAACAGGCGCTCCGGATGATGGCGAGTACTATATTGATCCTGAGACCTATGAGGCAAGTCTGCATTACAAACGTCCGGAAGAGAAAGAGTATTTCCGTTGGTTGAACCACATGTATGCGGAAGGACTGCTTGATCAGGATAGCTTCGTACAGAAAACGGATCAATACAAATCCAAAATCGCAAGTGGACGTGTACTGGGCGTCATTGACCAGGATTGGGGTTATTCCGATGCCGAGAATGCATTGAAAGCAGCGGGCAAAGATGAAGCGACCTATTCACACTTCCCGGTAACTCTGTCTAAAGATATCAAGGATCATTCCTTCCAGGACCCTGGTTTTGTATCTGGATGGGGTGTAGGGATTACAACATCGAATCCGGACCCGGTTCGTACCATTAAATTCTTTGATTACCTGGCTTCGGATGAAGGTCAAGTGCTGATGAACTGGGGTATTGAAGGCAAGCAGTACGAAGTGAAAGATGGCAAACGTGTGATTCCTGCTGATGTGCTGGACCAAAAAACGAATAATGCTGCCGTATTCCAGAAAGAAACAGGTATTGGCCTCTATACCAATATGTCTGGTCACTATGGAGATGGTGTTAAAGATTCTACAGATAACTATTACACAACGAATTTCCCTGAACAGATTGTAGCGGCCTATTCCGATGCGGAGAAAGAGACACTCAAAGCATACGGCGCAACAACATGGAAAGATCTGTTCCCAAGTGAAGATGAGTTCCCGGTTAAACCATGGGGAGCAGCGTACAATATGCCGACTCCAGGTGACTCGAATTACAATGTTATTTTCCAAAAAACACAGGATATTATCCGTAAACGGATTCCAGAAGCGATCCTCAGTTCCCCTGAAAAATTTGATTCCATTTATGATGGGATGATTGCCGAGCTGAACAAAGCCGGAGCAGAGGACATGGAAAAACAATACACTGAGCTGGTGCAAAGCCGTGTTCAATTGTGGAGCGGTGAAGAGAGCAAGTAA
- a CDS encoding carbohydrate ABC transporter permease, translated as MANKAFNATRGDKLFDIFNILAMTLVLIVTLYPFLNVLAISLNNSTDTVRGGIYLWPRDFTLQNYKTIFQYDGLLQGLQVSILRTIVGTVLGLISSSMIAFTLSRPDFKLRKFVSTALALTMYFSGGLIPVYILMRDLNLIGTFWVYVLPGMISAFNVFIIRSFIDGLPYALQESAKLDGANDFKIYYKIILPLCKPVLATIALFLAVGQWNAWFDTYLYNGSKAHLTTLQYELMKVLQSTQQGSGAGRNANDMAQQMTQISPESIKMAITIVVTVPILIVYPFLQKYFVGGMTLGAVKA; from the coding sequence ATGGCGAACAAAGCATTCAATGCTACTCGGGGCGATAAGCTGTTCGATATATTCAACATCCTCGCGATGACCCTGGTGCTGATTGTAACACTGTATCCATTCCTGAACGTACTGGCTATCTCACTCAATAACTCGACAGATACCGTACGTGGTGGAATTTACTTGTGGCCTCGTGATTTCACATTGCAGAACTACAAAACGATTTTCCAATACGATGGATTGCTGCAAGGTTTGCAGGTATCCATTCTACGTACCATTGTAGGTACCGTGCTCGGTTTGATCAGTTCCTCAATGATCGCATTTACACTGAGTCGTCCTGACTTTAAGTTGAGAAAGTTTGTTTCTACTGCACTTGCACTCACGATGTATTTCTCCGGTGGTCTGATTCCGGTGTACATCCTGATGCGTGACCTGAACCTGATCGGTACATTCTGGGTGTATGTATTGCCAGGTATGATCAGTGCGTTTAACGTGTTCATTATCCGTTCCTTCATTGATGGCCTGCCGTATGCCTTGCAGGAATCAGCGAAGCTGGATGGTGCGAATGACTTTAAGATCTATTACAAAATCATTTTGCCGCTCTGTAAACCGGTACTTGCAACCATCGCGTTGTTCCTGGCTGTAGGCCAGTGGAATGCCTGGTTCGATACGTACCTGTATAATGGTTCGAAGGCTCATCTGACAACGCTACAGTACGAGCTGATGAAAGTACTGCAAAGTACACAGCAAGGCTCGGGAGCCGGACGTAACGCCAATGACATGGCACAGCAAATGACACAGATTTCACCAGAATCCATCAAAATGGCGATCACGATCGTTGTTACGGTTCCAATCCTGATTGTGTATCCATTCCTGCAAAAGTATTTTGTAGGTGGTATGACACTGGGTGCAGTAAAAGCTTAA
- a CDS encoding ABC transporter substrate-binding protein: protein MKGKTPKTFAMLLLASALAITAGCSGSGGGNTASDTPKDTGDTTSPITFTFFGADASPNWNNMKDAVGQEITKQTGVTIEAEYDVNNGGDQKIPLMAASGEYPDIIYPKGNLSKLVDADAMLDLTDLIDKYAPNLKKIYGDQMNRLKYSLEDQSIYTIPTNMGVDNVAFDATGGFEIQQKVLKELGYPEVKTLEDYEKVLKEYYAKHPTIDGQPTIPLTLNADDWKIMITVTNPAFQATGGPDDGEYYINPETYEAVLHYKRPEEKEYFRWLNKMYNEGILDKDTFVQKDDQYKSKIASGRVLGLIDQEWNYGEAENALKSVNNGENTYAHFSVSLNKDIVDHTFQPTGFDGYGIGISKTAKDPVRIIKFMDWLASDEGQVLRNWGIEGQHYNVENGKRVIPADVQDRKVNDNSAFTKETGIGMYNIFSARYGDGVKDSTGNYYTTNFPEQIQAGYTAAEKETLKAYGITTWKDFYPSEDDLKLKDWGAAYNMPVPSDTDYNVTFQKTQDIIRKRIPEAVLAKPEKFDQVYDGLLAELDKAGAVEMEKQYTVWIKERVSLWTGKDVK, encoded by the coding sequence ATGAAGGGCAAAACACCAAAAACATTCGCAATGCTTCTGTTAGCCAGCGCTCTTGCCATTACAGCAGGATGCAGCGGTAGCGGAGGAGGAAATACGGCTTCAGACACTCCAAAGGACACAGGGGATACGACCAGTCCAATCACCTTTACGTTCTTTGGTGCTGACGCAAGTCCAAACTGGAACAACATGAAGGACGCAGTCGGCCAAGAAATTACGAAACAGACAGGTGTTACAATTGAAGCCGAGTATGATGTGAATAATGGTGGCGACCAAAAGATACCTTTGATGGCTGCCAGCGGTGAATACCCTGATATTATCTATCCTAAAGGTAACTTGTCTAAGCTTGTGGATGCAGATGCGATGCTTGACCTGACAGATCTGATTGACAAATACGCACCAAACCTGAAAAAGATCTATGGGGACCAAATGAACCGTCTGAAATATAGTTTGGAAGATCAGTCCATTTACACGATCCCAACGAACATGGGTGTAGATAATGTTGCGTTTGATGCTACAGGCGGATTCGAGATTCAGCAAAAGGTATTGAAAGAACTCGGCTACCCAGAAGTGAAAACACTTGAGGATTACGAGAAAGTTCTGAAAGAATATTATGCTAAACATCCAACCATTGACGGACAGCCAACCATTCCGCTGACGCTGAATGCGGATGACTGGAAGATTATGATTACGGTAACGAATCCAGCCTTCCAGGCAACAGGTGGACCGGATGACGGTGAATATTACATTAACCCTGAAACGTATGAAGCTGTGCTGCACTACAAACGTCCAGAGGAGAAAGAATATTTCCGCTGGTTGAACAAAATGTACAATGAAGGCATTCTGGACAAAGATACTTTTGTGCAGAAGGACGATCAATACAAATCCAAAATCGCAAGCGGTCGGGTACTGGGGCTGATTGACCAGGAATGGAACTATGGTGAAGCTGAGAATGCTTTGAAATCAGTTAACAATGGCGAGAATACGTACGCTCACTTCTCTGTATCCCTCAACAAGGATATTGTGGATCATACGTTCCAACCAACGGGCTTCGATGGATATGGCATCGGAATTTCGAAAACGGCAAAAGACCCTGTACGTATTATCAAATTCATGGATTGGCTCGCTTCGGATGAAGGTCAGGTGCTGAGAAACTGGGGGATTGAAGGCCAACACTACAACGTTGAAAATGGCAAACGTGTCATCCCTGCTGATGTGCAGGACCGCAAAGTCAATGATAACTCGGCGTTTACCAAAGAAACTGGTATCGGAATGTACAACATTTTCAGCGCTAGATATGGCGATGGTGTCAAAGATTCCACAGGTAATTACTACACAACGAACTTCCCTGAGCAGATCCAAGCAGGATATACTGCGGCAGAGAAGGAGACATTGAAAGCCTATGGCATTACAACGTGGAAAGATTTTTATCCTTCTGAAGACGACTTGAAGCTGAAAGATTGGGGCGCAGCATATAACATGCCTGTACCTTCGGATACGGATTATAACGTAACGTTCCAGAAAACACAGGACATTATCCGTAAACGTATTCCTGAAGCCGTCCTTGCCAAACCTGAGAAATTCGACCAAGTGTATGATGGTCTCTTGGCTGAGCTTGATAAAGCAGGTGCTGTAGAGATGGAGAAACAATATACCGTTTGGATCAAGGAACGTGTATCTCTCTGGACAGGTAAAGACGTGAAATAA